Proteins co-encoded in one Opitutus terrae PB90-1 genomic window:
- a CDS encoding DUF4041 domain-containing protein translates to MFQPDLRTAAVFAVIAALLIVEIVILTVRLVRARKAREAMYERYKDIVDRDAEIQKRDLALAELAQRYSVLDGNEKTKLQALENQYVSAKFTYDKLSKELALVEETLDMQSFGLYKPHYDFSTSDEYRAKLDSNYEQQKVLVSGGRAAVCPTTWTVGGSAREGERMIKHMMKLMLRAFNGECDAAILKVKWNNATAMEERIRRSFDAINKAGTVNQVSITRPYLDLKIDELRLSHELEQKIYQEKEEQRRIAEEMREEEKVQREIERAKKEAEDEEKRYQKALDRARVELADAKGAELEELTAKIAGLEMQLKEAQEQKARAISRAQLTKAGHIYVISNIGSFGEDVFKIGMTRRLEPLERVKELGDASVPFPFDVHAMMYTENAPALEYQLHDHFEAKRVNLVNERKEFFRVTLAEIAEFAKANNYPVTITKLAEAREYRETLAARAQKASQVETGVAPTTTQFPDTLFTAAAS, encoded by the coding sequence ATGTTCCAGCCCGACCTCCGTACCGCCGCCGTCTTTGCGGTCATCGCAGCACTACTCATCGTCGAAATCGTCATCCTGACGGTGCGACTTGTCCGCGCGAGGAAGGCACGCGAAGCGATGTACGAGCGGTACAAAGATATCGTCGATCGAGACGCTGAAATCCAGAAGCGGGACCTGGCACTAGCGGAGTTGGCGCAGCGCTATTCCGTCCTCGACGGCAACGAGAAGACGAAGCTCCAGGCCCTTGAGAACCAATACGTGTCGGCGAAGTTCACCTACGACAAGCTGAGCAAGGAACTCGCGCTCGTCGAGGAGACCTTGGACATGCAGTCCTTCGGGCTCTACAAGCCGCACTACGACTTTTCGACGTCGGACGAGTATCGCGCAAAGCTCGACAGCAACTACGAGCAACAGAAGGTGCTGGTGAGTGGCGGGCGTGCTGCCGTATGCCCGACCACGTGGACTGTGGGCGGTAGCGCGCGTGAGGGCGAACGGATGATCAAGCACATGATGAAGCTCATGCTGCGAGCGTTTAACGGAGAGTGCGATGCCGCCATCCTGAAGGTGAAATGGAACAACGCCACGGCGATGGAGGAGCGCATTCGGCGATCGTTCGATGCCATCAACAAGGCAGGCACGGTAAACCAAGTGTCGATCACGCGACCTTATCTCGATCTAAAGATCGACGAACTCCGCCTCTCGCATGAGCTGGAACAAAAGATCTACCAGGAGAAGGAAGAGCAGCGGAGAATCGCGGAAGAGATGCGAGAAGAAGAGAAGGTGCAACGCGAAATCGAGCGCGCGAAAAAGGAAGCGGAGGATGAAGAGAAACGATACCAAAAGGCGCTCGATCGTGCGCGGGTGGAACTAGCAGACGCGAAGGGAGCAGAGCTGGAGGAACTCACGGCAAAGATTGCTGGACTTGAGATGCAACTCAAGGAGGCGCAGGAACAGAAAGCGCGGGCGATCTCACGCGCTCAGCTGACCAAGGCCGGGCACATCTACGTCATCTCGAACATCGGTTCGTTTGGTGAGGATGTCTTCAAGATCGGAATGACGCGGCGGCTTGAGCCGCTTGAGCGCGTGAAGGAACTCGGCGATGCGTCGGTTCCTTTCCCGTTCGACGTGCACGCGATGATGTACACCGAAAACGCTCCCGCTCTCGAATATCAGCTTCACGACCACTTCGAAGCGAAACGGGTGAATCTGGTCAACGAACGGAAAGAGTTTTTCCGGGTCACGCTCGCCGAAATTGCGGAGTTCGCAAAAGCCAACAACTACCCAGTGACCATCACGAAACTCGCAGAGGCCCGCGAATACCGAGAGACGCTCGCCGCCAGAGCGCAAAAAGCCTCGCAGGTGGAAACTGGCGTCGCTCCGACCACGACACAGTTTCCAGACACACTTTTTACTGCCGCTGCGAGTTGA
- a CDS encoding Fur family transcriptional regulator: MSVAAIQPGNTDTHPQLDAALARLKAAGMRITQPRVAMLDALLHFRMPASVAAIHEAIGGCCDLITVRRSVGAMVDAGMVRRIFTRSATALHELSLDPERLYVVTKSGEILAPEAAVPTPKMRRAVQRVEDALRRRGYRSVSHLIQFIADPPTPAAKRRPHRLDSRDSAAL; the protein is encoded by the coding sequence ATGTCTGTTGCCGCCATCCAGCCCGGCAACACCGATACTCACCCCCAGCTTGACGCAGCATTGGCCCGTTTGAAAGCAGCGGGAATGCGCATCACGCAACCCCGGGTTGCGATGCTCGACGCGCTGCTGCATTTTCGTATGCCGGCGTCGGTCGCAGCAATCCACGAGGCAATCGGCGGGTGCTGCGACCTAATAACTGTTCGCCGCTCGGTCGGTGCGATGGTCGACGCCGGAATGGTACGGCGGATTTTCACTCGTTCGGCGACAGCCTTGCACGAGTTGTCGCTTGATCCTGAGCGTCTCTACGTCGTCACCAAATCCGGCGAAATCCTGGCACCCGAGGCGGCGGTGCCAACGCCCAAAATGCGGCGGGCAGTCCAGCGAGTGGAGGATGCCCTGCGGCGGCGCGGATACAGATCCGTCAGCCACCTCATCCAATTCATCGCGGACCCACCGACTCCTGCCGCCAAACGACGGCCTCACCGCCTCGATTCCCGGGATAGTGCTGCGCTTTAG